Proteins found in one candidate division KSB1 bacterium genomic segment:
- a CDS encoding Lrp/AsnC family transcriptional regulator — MRHRLDEIDLEILQTLQRRGRTKRSELADQVGLTIPSVSERLRKLEELGIIRGYAALLDPKKIGLEVMAFIVVELESSRYFDPFVQRALDNDEILECHAITGEGSYLVKARTKDTSTLERLLSEIRSWPGVANTRTSIVLSSPKDTTVLPLTQLELAVKRA, encoded by the coding sequence ATGCGACACAGGCTTGACGAGATTGACCTCGAGATTCTGCAGACCCTGCAGAGAAGAGGTCGCACCAAACGCAGCGAGCTCGCCGATCAGGTGGGCCTGACCATTCCCTCTGTAAGCGAGCGCCTGCGGAAGCTGGAAGAGCTGGGCATCATCCGCGGGTATGCCGCTCTCCTCGATCCCAAGAAGATCGGCCTGGAGGTGATGGCTTTCATCGTCGTGGAGCTGGAGTCCTCCCGGTATTTCGATCCGTTCGTCCAGCGCGCCCTGGACAACGACGAGATTCTGGAATGCCATGCCATCACCGGGGAGGGATCGTATCTCGTCAAGGCCCGGACCAAGGACACCTCTACCCTGGAAAGACTCCTGTCGGAAATCCGCTCCTGGCCCGGCGTTGCCAACACGCGCACCAGCATCGTTCTGTCGAGCCCCAAGGACACCACGGTTCTCCCCCTCACGCAGCTGGAGCTGGCGGTGAAACGGGCTTAA
- a CDS encoding enoyl-CoA hydratase-related protein → MGSGLVLREGIEGGIVRLRLCRPEIHNALNWAMLAELEEELDRLRESGARLLILTGTGKSFCAGADLRELENFGPAEAEQWSRAGHRVLSKLEDFPAPTIAALNGHAVGGGLELACACDLRYAVAGARLGLPEARLGMITGWGGTFRLPRLVGLPKAKELIFTGRLIASEEAKALGLVNDVFEPDQFEAKVISVAHEIAAGAPIALRLAKRLLGRLSVNRQAEIDEEACALARCVATEDQKEGVRAFLEKRQPQFKGS, encoded by the coding sequence TTGGGCTCGGGACTCGTCCTTCGGGAAGGGATCGAGGGCGGTATCGTGCGGCTCCGGTTGTGCCGCCCGGAAATCCACAACGCCCTGAACTGGGCGATGTTGGCAGAATTGGAGGAGGAGCTGGATCGCCTCCGGGAGAGCGGGGCAAGGCTCTTGATCCTCACGGGAACGGGAAAATCCTTCTGCGCGGGAGCCGATCTCCGCGAGCTCGAGAACTTCGGCCCGGCAGAGGCTGAGCAGTGGTCGCGGGCTGGCCACCGGGTGCTCAGTAAGCTGGAGGATTTCCCGGCACCCACCATCGCCGCCCTCAACGGGCACGCTGTCGGCGGTGGGCTTGAGCTCGCTTGTGCTTGTGACCTACGGTACGCAGTGGCAGGAGCTCGATTGGGCCTACCCGAAGCGCGCCTGGGGATGATCACCGGGTGGGGCGGCACGTTTCGACTGCCTCGCCTCGTCGGCCTTCCGAAGGCCAAGGAATTGATCTTCACCGGCCGCCTCATCGCCAGCGAGGAAGCCAAGGCCCTGGGCCTCGTGAACGACGTCTTCGAACCGGACCAGTTCGAAGCGAAGGTTATTTCCGTGGCGCACGAGATAGCCGCCGGCGCGCCCATTGCCCTGCGGCTCGCTAAGCGGTTGCTCGGCCGCCTGTCGGTCAACCGCCAGGCAGAGATCGATGAGGAGGCCTGCGCACTGGCCCGATGCGTCGCCACAGAGGATCAGAAAGAGGGCGTTCGGGCCTTCCTGGAAAAACGTCAGCCACAGTTCAAAGGGAGCTGA
- a CDS encoding acyl CoA:acetate/3-ketoacid CoA transferase yields the protein MTRFLKREEAAALIRDGSTLLLTGSGGGLMDADFLYEAIERRFLETGHPRDLTLVHVTGIGDGKGGGVDRFAHVGMVKRVIGGHWGWSPKMQQLALRNQIEAYNLPQGVLSLLTREIAAQRKGLLTRIGLMTFVDPQLQGGKLNEAAQEDLVVRVELEGEELLLYRSFPVDVAIIRGTTADEDGNISVEWEAANLDVLSAAQAARNSGGLVIAQVKRVARSGTLNPRLVKVPAHLVDVVVVHPGQWQTCEEEYNPSFSGEIRIPLGMIEPLEFGVRKFVARRAAFELRPGAVVNLGFGIADGVANVAAEEGLIPSLTFTIEQGIVGGIPAKGAVFGAGYNPDAIIDAPSQFDFYHGGGIDIAFLGAAQVDELGNVNVSKFGNTIAGCGGFIDISQSAKHVVFCSTFTTGGLRVRSDGQRLIIEKEGEIKKFVRRVEHVTFSGPYARLRKQKVLYVTERAVFELAEDRLRLVEIAPGIDLETHILRQMEFVPEISPNLRRMDARVFAEDRMGIEGSR from the coding sequence ATGACTCGCTTCCTCAAGCGTGAAGAGGCTGCAGCCCTGATCCGCGACGGGAGCACCCTGCTGCTTACCGGCTCGGGCGGCGGATTGATGGACGCCGACTTCCTTTACGAGGCCATCGAGCGCCGCTTTCTTGAGACCGGGCACCCTCGCGACCTGACGCTCGTACACGTCACCGGCATCGGCGATGGGAAAGGCGGGGGTGTAGACCGCTTCGCTCACGTCGGCATGGTTAAACGGGTGATCGGAGGCCATTGGGGCTGGTCACCCAAGATGCAGCAACTGGCCCTGAGGAACCAAATAGAGGCGTACAACCTGCCCCAGGGTGTCCTCTCCCTCCTCACCCGCGAGATTGCCGCCCAGCGCAAGGGTCTGCTGACGCGCATCGGATTGATGACCTTCGTCGATCCCCAGCTCCAGGGAGGCAAGCTGAACGAAGCGGCTCAAGAGGACCTGGTCGTGCGGGTCGAGCTGGAAGGTGAGGAGCTGCTCCTCTACCGCAGCTTCCCGGTCGACGTGGCGATCATTCGGGGCACCACCGCCGACGAAGATGGCAATATCTCGGTCGAATGGGAAGCCGCCAACCTGGACGTGCTGTCGGCCGCGCAGGCGGCGCGGAACAGCGGCGGGCTGGTCATCGCCCAGGTAAAGCGGGTAGCCCGAAGCGGTACCCTGAACCCCCGCCTCGTCAAGGTCCCTGCCCACCTGGTGGACGTCGTGGTCGTCCATCCCGGCCAGTGGCAGACCTGCGAGGAAGAGTACAATCCCTCCTTCTCCGGGGAAATTCGCATCCCGCTGGGGATGATCGAACCCCTCGAGTTTGGTGTTCGCAAGTTTGTAGCCCGACGGGCTGCATTTGAGCTGCGACCGGGTGCGGTCGTTAACCTCGGCTTCGGCATCGCTGACGGGGTGGCCAATGTGGCGGCCGAGGAGGGTCTGATCCCCTCCCTCACGTTCACCATCGAACAGGGGATCGTCGGGGGAATTCCAGCCAAGGGGGCCGTCTTTGGCGCCGGCTACAACCCCGATGCCATTATCGACGCCCCGAGCCAGTTCGATTTCTACCACGGAGGTGGTATCGACATTGCCTTCCTGGGCGCGGCTCAGGTCGACGAGCTCGGGAACGTGAATGTGAGCAAGTTCGGCAACACCATTGCCGGTTGCGGAGGCTTTATCGACATCTCACAGTCGGCCAAGCACGTGGTCTTCTGCAGCACCTTCACGACGGGGGGCCTGCGGGTGCGTTCGGACGGCCAGAGGTTGATCATCGAAAAAGAGGGCGAGATCAAGAAGTTCGTCCGGAGGGTAGAGCACGTGACCTTCAGCGGCCCGTACGCCCGCCTCCGCAAACAGAAGGTCCTGTACGTGACCGAACGGGCCGTGTTCGAGCTGGCCGAAGACCGCCTGCGCCTCGTCGAGATCGCTCCCGGGATCGACCTGGAAACGCACATCTTGCGTCAGATGGAGTTTGTCCCCGAGATCAGCCCGAATCTGCGGCGGATGGACGCGCGAGTTTTCGCTGAGGATCGAATGGGCATAGAGGGGAGTCGGTAG
- a CDS encoding zinc-dependent alcohol dehydrogenase family protein, giving the protein MKAMLLHRITTLPSDSSPLSLEEIPTPKPGPGEILIRITRCGVCHTELDEIEGRTPPPRFPVVPGHQVVGRVAALGANVRRFSCGDRVGVAWIYSACGHCRYCQSGQENLCPEFRATGRDVHGGYAEYMVAREDFAYPIPEVFSDSEAAPLLCAGAIGYRSLRLANLREGARLGLTGFGASGHLVLKMVKHSHPGVPVYVFARSEQERQFALQLGAEWAGDPRESSPELLDAIIDTTPVWTPVVEALRNLAPGGRLVINAIRKEDLDRDVLATVDYPRHLWLEKEIKSVANVTRKDVSEFLALAAEVPLRPEYQEYPLEEANRALLELKERKIRGAKVLVICD; this is encoded by the coding sequence ATGAAGGCGATGCTCCTGCACCGGATCACGACCTTGCCCAGTGACTCCTCCCCCCTGTCCCTGGAGGAGATCCCCACGCCCAAACCGGGTCCCGGCGAAATTCTCATCCGCATCACCCGCTGCGGAGTCTGCCACACGGAACTCGACGAGATCGAGGGGCGCACGCCACCGCCCCGCTTCCCTGTCGTGCCGGGTCACCAGGTAGTAGGTCGGGTTGCCGCGTTGGGAGCGAACGTCAGGCGGTTTTCGTGTGGAGACCGGGTCGGGGTGGCCTGGATTTACAGCGCGTGCGGCCACTGCCGCTACTGCCAGTCGGGGCAGGAGAACCTCTGCCCTGAGTTCCGAGCTACAGGGCGCGACGTCCATGGCGGCTATGCCGAGTACATGGTGGCACGAGAAGATTTCGCGTACCCCATCCCAGAGGTCTTCTCCGACTCGGAAGCCGCCCCCCTTCTCTGCGCAGGGGCCATCGGATACCGATCCCTGCGCCTGGCCAATCTTAGGGAAGGAGCCCGTCTTGGGCTCACTGGTTTCGGCGCCTCTGGCCATCTGGTTCTCAAGATGGTTAAGCACAGCCATCCGGGTGTGCCAGTTTACGTCTTTGCGAGGAGCGAGCAAGAGCGGCAGTTTGCGCTGCAGCTGGGTGCGGAGTGGGCGGGGGACCCGCGCGAGTCGTCGCCCGAGCTTCTGGACGCCATCATCGACACGACGCCCGTCTGGACCCCCGTGGTGGAAGCGCTACGGAACCTGGCGCCGGGAGGAAGGCTGGTCATTAACGCCATCCGTAAGGAAGATCTGGACAGGGACGTCCTGGCCACGGTGGACTATCCCCGGCACCTCTGGCTGGAAAAGGAAATCAAGAGCGTGGCCAACGTCACGCGCAAGGACGTGAGCGAGTTCCTCGCGCTGGCAGCCGAGGTGCCTCTTCGCCCGGAGTATCAGGAGTATCCGCTGGAGGAGGCCAACAGGGCTCTGCTCGAATTGAAGGAACGCAAGATTCGCGGTGCCAAGGTTCTCGTGATCTGCGATTGA
- a CDS encoding PAS domain S-box protein, translated as MDETIAMSRPQDEPRRYASPEGYRMMVEHAGQAIVVAQDGWLKFVNPKATEITGYSREELLSIPFLEFVHPEDRQRVADGYRRRILGQDPPSSYCFRIFARDGKIKWLELTGVRIDWEGKPATLNFLSDVTQRIEAEQRLRESEQRFRTLVEQSLVGVCIIGGDSISYANERFAEIFGFSREELQTERYGHVGVLVHPEDREQVRAAIRELLVGQRISSLLEFRGLRKDGEVVYLRAYGARAALSESPVVIATLVDVTGEQRALEALRSSEERFQMMMATTRDALYRLRFADRQYDYLSPGIEELTGYTPEEIAAIGFRSLVQRMEVVGSAPSSLSEIAHQMYSGQLKEWRALYQIRDKWGRLKWFRDHAFPWRDETGQIIGSVGILEDVTELREAEEALRESERRFRELFDEAPVGYHEIDREGRVVRVNRTELQLLGYRLEEMLGRPYWEFSADPEHCREYLLSALGGKQRRSKPVELILRKKDGSTLPALVELRVLRDGQEEILGLRCTVQDLSAIKKLQEQLMLAQRLETVGVLAGGVAHDFNNLLTVILGSTQLILAELPPESPIRRDLLEIQKAAERGASLTRQLLAFARKQIMRPRVMNLNDIVLGLEPMLRRLIGEDIQLELRLDPQLGPVRVDPTQIEQVIMNLAVNARDAMPNGGSLAIETQEVYLDEGYAQTHPPVKPGRYIALVVSDTGVGMDPEVQKHIFEPFFTTKEVGKGTGLGLSMVYGIVKQSGGYIWVYSEPGQGSTFKIYLPLAETEEAPERRPTEALPVCRDQKSVLLIEDDEKVRQLTRRAIARLGFRVLCAASGQEALELLRNRAEKIDLVVSDVIMPGLHGPELAEEIRKLRPEVKIIFMSGYPASTLQRQAKWNGQILLQKPFDLDELSRVLLSLSQEECPQA; from the coding sequence ATGGATGAGACGATCGCGATGAGTAGACCTCAGGACGAACCGAGGAGGTACGCATCGCCGGAAGGCTACCGAATGATGGTCGAACACGCCGGCCAGGCGATTGTGGTGGCACAAGACGGCTGGCTCAAGTTCGTCAACCCGAAAGCCACAGAGATCACAGGCTACAGTCGGGAAGAGCTGCTCTCCATCCCCTTCCTGGAATTCGTTCACCCTGAGGATCGCCAGCGGGTTGCCGATGGTTACCGCCGGCGCATCCTCGGTCAGGACCCCCCGAGCTCCTACTGCTTTCGCATCTTTGCCCGGGACGGGAAGATAAAATGGCTCGAGCTAACGGGCGTGCGCATCGATTGGGAGGGCAAACCCGCCACCCTCAACTTCCTCAGCGACGTCACTCAGAGAATCGAGGCCGAACAGAGGCTGCGCGAGAGCGAGCAGAGGTTCCGGACACTTGTCGAGCAGTCCCTGGTGGGCGTGTGCATCATTGGAGGTGACTCAATCTCCTATGCCAACGAGCGCTTTGCCGAGATTTTCGGCTTCAGCAGGGAAGAGCTTCAAACCGAGCGCTACGGCCACGTCGGGGTGCTGGTCCATCCGGAGGATCGCGAGCAGGTTCGGGCAGCCATTCGCGAGCTTCTCGTGGGGCAAAGGATCTCGAGCCTTCTCGAATTCCGCGGCCTTCGGAAGGATGGAGAGGTTGTGTACCTGAGGGCCTACGGGGCGCGCGCCGCCCTATCCGAAAGTCCTGTGGTCATTGCCACCTTGGTGGATGTCACCGGCGAGCAACGCGCGCTGGAGGCGCTGCGGAGCTCGGAAGAGCGCTTCCAGATGATGATGGCCACCACCCGCGATGCCCTCTACCGCTTGCGCTTCGCCGACCGGCAATATGACTACCTCAGTCCCGGGATCGAGGAACTGACCGGTTACACCCCCGAAGAGATCGCGGCTATCGGCTTCCGGTCCCTTGTTCAACGGATGGAGGTGGTGGGCTCCGCTCCGTCTTCCCTGAGTGAGATCGCGCACCAAATGTACTCGGGGCAACTGAAGGAATGGCGCGCCTTGTACCAGATCCGCGACAAATGGGGCCGTCTCAAGTGGTTCCGCGACCATGCCTTCCCCTGGCGCGACGAAACCGGCCAGATAATCGGCTCGGTCGGGATCCTGGAAGATGTGACGGAGCTGAGGGAAGCAGAAGAAGCACTGCGGGAGAGCGAGCGGCGCTTCCGCGAACTTTTTGACGAGGCCCCCGTGGGCTATCACGAGATCGACCGCGAGGGCCGCGTCGTGCGCGTGAACCGCACCGAGCTGCAGCTGCTCGGCTACCGCCTCGAAGAGATGCTCGGCCGACCCTACTGGGAATTCAGCGCCGACCCGGAGCATTGCCGCGAGTACCTGTTGTCGGCCTTAGGCGGTAAGCAGCGCCGCTCGAAACCTGTGGAACTGATTCTTCGCAAGAAGGACGGCTCCACCCTGCCGGCTCTGGTCGAGCTTCGGGTTCTGAGGGACGGGCAAGAAGAAATCCTCGGTCTGCGCTGTACGGTCCAGGACCTGAGCGCGATCAAGAAATTGCAAGAGCAGCTCATGTTGGCCCAGAGGCTCGAGACCGTGGGGGTACTGGCCGGCGGCGTCGCTCACGACTTCAACAACCTGCTGACGGTCATCCTCGGCTCCACCCAGCTTATTCTGGCAGAACTTCCCCCCGAAAGCCCCATCAGGCGCGACCTGCTGGAGATCCAGAAGGCAGCCGAACGTGGCGCCTCCTTGACCCGGCAACTCCTGGCCTTCGCGCGGAAGCAGATCATGAGGCCGCGCGTCATGAATCTGAACGACATCGTGCTGGGCCTGGAGCCCATGTTGCGCCGGCTCATCGGCGAGGACATCCAGCTCGAGCTGCGTCTGGATCCGCAGCTGGGCCCCGTGCGAGTGGACCCAACGCAGATCGAGCAGGTGATCATGAACCTCGCCGTAAACGCCCGCGACGCGATGCCCAACGGCGGATCCCTCGCCATCGAGACCCAAGAGGTGTATCTCGACGAAGGCTACGCCCAGACTCACCCGCCCGTCAAACCCGGCAGGTACATCGCTCTCGTTGTGTCCGATACGGGCGTCGGAATGGACCCGGAGGTTCAGAAGCACATTTTCGAGCCCTTCTTTACCACGAAGGAGGTAGGCAAGGGCACTGGACTTGGCCTGTCGATGGTGTACGGCATCGTCAAGCAGAGCGGCGGATACATCTGGGTTTACTCGGAGCCAGGACAGGGAAGCACGTTCAAGATCTACCTCCCTCTGGCAGAGACGGAGGAGGCACCCGAGCGACGTCCGACGGAAGCCTTGCCGGTCTGCAGAGATCAGAAAAGCGTTCTCCTGATCGAAGACGACGAAAAGGTGCGACAGCTGACTCGGAGGGCGATTGCCCGACTCGGGTTCCGGGTCCTGTGTGCCGCCAGTGGGCAGGAAGCCCTGGAGCTTCTCCGGAACCGCGCGGAGAAAATCGACCTCGTGGTGTCGGACGTCATCATGCCCGGCCTCCACGGACCCGAGCTTGCTGAGGAGATCCGGAAGCTGAGGCCCGAGGTCAAGATCATCTTCATGTCCGGGTACCCGGCCTCCACCCTGCAGCGCCAGGCAAAGTGGAACGGGCAGATTCTCCTGCAAAAGCCGTTCGATCTGGATGAGCTGTCGCGCGTCCTCCTTTCCCTTTCCCAGGAGGAATGCCCGCAGGCGTAG
- a CDS encoding T9SS type A sorting domain-containing protein, with product MRWMRQGCILAVWLFPAVLVAQQYFFTSLHATRQGKITWYGAQNGGFEGLAQVPIANLGCLKCHPGTLANGTQVDPATYQPGCNDCHDFAQGTTVPQQQCLKCHGRQGTEINTMQLSDVHRSAGLQCTSCHTKKDVHGDGTSYASLLEPGAIERQCEDCHTSLPGGTAHELHADKVDCRSCHMTTAISCYNCHFESLVQGQVRRAWGGVRGFTLLGKDPYTGKVRPATFMTMSYQGKTFFALAPYTTHSISADARTCSDCHGNANVEAYRSTGTIQIARWDSLQRRVVAAQGIVPIPPDWSSAFKFDFLTYNGDPAGTTDPSKWSLLKSTADGSQMLYLQPLGSEEMEALSQPMHDEFYTSLHATRQGKRTWYSAANGGFEALTGVPIEQLGCTECHASTYADGSPVDPATYKPECKDCHNFAAGYQVETTVCFGCHSRQGAEINTMKLSDVHRDRGMKCTSCHGSNDVHGNGTSYASMLEAGAIEKSCDDCHTSVPASISHTIHSSKVDCKACHLQTVITCYNCHLESQVQAHVKRAWGGLKDYVLLARDARTGKVTTATFMALSYQGKAFYAVAPYTSHSVVAQGRTCKDCHNNSTLQQYNLSGEIVLARWDEAQKKVVNTKGVIPVPPDWKRALKLDFLTYNGDPAGPTDPNQWAYLKTGADSAQMMYLQPLTTEQMQKLALPVGVSSELEATVPTELRLLPNYPNPFNPTTTVEFHLPKASVVSLYLYDLQGSVVARLLDGQKLQAGIHRLMIDAGSLPSGVYICRLRAEGTEKAIKLTLIR from the coding sequence ATGCGATGGATGCGCCAAGGATGTATCCTGGCGGTGTGGCTGTTTCCGGCGGTCCTCGTTGCCCAGCAGTACTTCTTCACAAGTCTGCACGCAACTCGGCAGGGGAAGATCACCTGGTACGGCGCCCAGAACGGCGGGTTTGAAGGCCTGGCACAAGTGCCCATTGCGAACCTTGGGTGTTTGAAGTGCCATCCTGGAACGCTTGCGAACGGGACTCAGGTGGATCCCGCTACCTACCAGCCTGGGTGCAACGACTGCCACGACTTCGCGCAGGGGACGACCGTCCCACAACAGCAGTGCCTCAAGTGTCACGGCCGGCAGGGGACGGAAATCAACACGATGCAGCTTTCGGATGTGCACCGGTCGGCGGGGCTGCAGTGCACCAGCTGCCACACCAAGAAAGACGTCCACGGTGACGGCACCAGCTACGCTTCGCTTCTGGAACCCGGTGCCATCGAGCGGCAGTGCGAAGATTGTCATACCTCCCTCCCCGGCGGCACGGCGCACGAGCTTCACGCGGACAAGGTCGACTGCCGGTCCTGTCACATGACCACGGCCATCTCGTGCTACAATTGCCACTTCGAGAGCCTTGTCCAGGGCCAGGTCAGGAGGGCCTGGGGCGGTGTCCGCGGCTTCACCCTGCTGGGCAAGGACCCGTACACGGGTAAGGTCCGGCCCGCTACCTTCATGACCATGTCCTACCAGGGAAAGACCTTTTTCGCCCTCGCGCCCTACACAACGCACAGCATCAGCGCCGACGCTCGTACGTGCTCCGATTGCCACGGAAACGCGAACGTCGAGGCGTACCGTTCCACCGGGACCATCCAGATCGCCCGCTGGGATAGCCTCCAGAGACGAGTTGTTGCGGCGCAAGGGATTGTGCCGATCCCACCCGATTGGAGCAGCGCGTTCAAGTTCGACTTCCTAACCTACAACGGCGATCCAGCCGGCACGACCGATCCGTCCAAGTGGAGCCTGCTCAAGTCCACCGCCGACGGTTCCCAGATGCTCTATCTGCAGCCCCTCGGCAGCGAGGAGATGGAGGCGCTCTCGCAGCCAATGCACGACGAATTCTACACCAGCCTCCACGCCACTCGTCAGGGCAAGCGTACGTGGTACAGCGCGGCCAACGGCGGCTTCGAGGCCCTCACGGGTGTACCGATTGAGCAGCTGGGCTGCACCGAATGCCACGCTTCCACCTACGCCGACGGAAGCCCCGTTGACCCTGCGACCTACAAGCCGGAGTGCAAGGACTGCCACAACTTCGCTGCCGGCTATCAGGTAGAAACGACTGTGTGCTTCGGTTGCCACAGTCGCCAGGGCGCTGAAATCAACACCATGAAACTGAGCGATGTGCACCGCGACCGCGGCATGAAGTGCACCTCCTGCCATGGGAGCAACGATGTGCACGGAAACGGCACCTCCTATGCCTCCATGCTGGAAGCGGGCGCCATCGAGAAGTCCTGCGACGATTGCCACACCTCTGTGCCGGCCAGCATCTCCCACACCATCCACTCGTCCAAGGTGGACTGCAAGGCCTGCCATCTCCAGACGGTCATCACCTGCTACAACTGCCATCTGGAAAGCCAAGTGCAGGCACACGTCAAGAGGGCCTGGGGCGGCCTGAAGGACTACGTGCTTCTGGCACGCGATGCGCGCACGGGCAAGGTAACAACGGCCACCTTCATGGCCCTCAGCTACCAGGGGAAAGCGTTCTACGCTGTGGCCCCGTACACGTCTCACTCCGTGGTCGCGCAAGGGCGCACCTGCAAGGACTGCCACAATAACTCCACGCTGCAACAATACAACCTCTCCGGGGAGATTGTCCTCGCTCGCTGGGACGAAGCCCAGAAAAAGGTGGTCAATACCAAGGGCGTCATCCCGGTGCCGCCGGATTGGAAACGAGCCCTCAAGCTCGATTTCCTGACCTACAACGGCGACCCTGCAGGCCCGACCGATCCCAATCAATGGGCCTATCTGAAGACGGGCGCGGACAGTGCGCAGATGATGTATCTCCAGCCATTGACCACGGAGCAAATGCAGAAGCTTGCGTTGCCGGTGGGCGTCAGTAGCGAGCTGGAGGCCACGGTACCCACAGAACTCAGGCTTCTGCCCAACTATCCGAATCCTTTCAACCCAACCACCACCGTGGAATTCCATCTGCCGAAGGCCTCCGTTGTCAGTTTGTACCTCTACGACCTCCAGGGCTCCGTGGTCGCCAGGCTCCTGGACGGCCAGAAGCTTCAGGCGGGCATCCACCGCCTCATGATCGATGCAGGATCCTTGCCGAGCGGCGTCTACATCTGCCGGCTCCGAGCCGAGGGGACTGAGAAGGCCATCAAGCTAACCCTGATCCGGTAA
- a CDS encoding radical SAM protein, with product MSAASSSDSTFRPLPLQSLGIILSYQCTNRCRHCLYSCSPRAREWMTIETLEAICDQLVHYRPTLRSIHLAGGEPFLRFDFLVQAVEMLNRYRLPLAYVETNAYWATSDQVARRKLEALRKAGLRAILISVSPFHAEFIPFERTERAIRIAEEVFGPWGVLLFTAEFYHHLKSLGLHGKLPFEEYRKLVPPVWLAGQIRSHYQFVPNGRGVFQLQDLFPALPARTFLSCSCRNELSYPNHVHIDLYGNYIGGLCAGISVGKAFDLSQLFEAGSDLEERPYLRLMTEENLGQALRWVQERTGFQPSERGYIAKCHLCADLRRCLFQHGLRTPDLSPPEFYLYLDA from the coding sequence ATGAGCGCCGCGAGCTCCTCTGACTCCACATTCCGCCCGCTCCCGCTTCAGTCTCTGGGTATTATCCTCAGCTATCAGTGCACCAACCGCTGTCGTCACTGCCTCTACTCGTGTTCGCCGCGGGCAAGAGAATGGATGACCATCGAGACGCTGGAGGCCATCTGCGATCAGTTGGTCCACTACCGACCCACCCTGCGGAGCATTCACCTTGCCGGGGGCGAACCTTTCCTCCGCTTCGACTTCCTTGTCCAGGCGGTGGAGATGCTGAACCGCTACCGGCTACCCCTGGCCTACGTGGAGACCAATGCCTATTGGGCGACCAGCGACCAGGTTGCCCGGCGCAAGCTGGAAGCCTTGCGCAAGGCAGGGCTTCGGGCCATCCTGATCAGTGTGTCCCCCTTTCACGCAGAATTCATCCCTTTCGAGCGAACGGAGCGGGCCATCCGTATTGCAGAGGAAGTTTTCGGTCCGTGGGGTGTCCTCCTTTTCACCGCTGAGTTCTACCATCACCTGAAGAGCCTCGGACTGCATGGGAAACTGCCGTTTGAAGAATACCGAAAGCTCGTTCCTCCCGTCTGGTTGGCCGGACAGATCCGCAGCCACTATCAATTCGTCCCCAACGGACGCGGCGTCTTCCAGTTACAGGACCTCTTCCCCGCTCTTCCGGCCCGGACGTTTCTCTCTTGTAGCTGCCGCAACGAGCTCAGCTACCCTAACCATGTGCACATTGACCTGTACGGGAACTACATTGGCGGCCTCTGCGCGGGCATTTCCGTAGGGAAAGCCTTCGACCTCTCCCAGCTCTTCGAAGCCGGCTCCGACCTTGAGGAAAGGCCCTACCTCCGCCTCATGACCGAGGAGAACCTTGGGCAAGCTCTGCGCTGGGTCCAGGAGCGCACAGGATTTCAACCCTCGGAGCGCGGCTACATCGCGAAGTGTCATCTGTGTGCTGATCTCCGCAGGTGCCTCTTTCAGCACGGCCTGAGGACGCCGGATCTGTCCCCTCCGGAGTTTTACCTCTATCTGGATGCGTAG
- the mazG gene encoding nucleoside triphosphate pyrophosphohydrolase, with the protein MAEIGKQFERLVEIMATLRGEKGCPWDKEQTHRSLRQYLLEEAYEVIEAIDEGRYDDLAEELGDLLLQAVFHAQIAAEEGRFTIADVLQGINDKLVRRHPHVFGDAVIETAREQTRHWEKVKRDEGKQSAVEGVPRELSALLRAHRVQAKASTVGFDWKRADEVWEK; encoded by the coding sequence TTGGCCGAGATCGGAAAGCAGTTCGAGCGCCTTGTGGAAATCATGGCTACGCTCCGGGGCGAGAAGGGATGCCCCTGGGATAAGGAACAGACCCATCGGAGCCTCCGGCAATATCTCCTGGAGGAAGCCTACGAGGTGATCGAAGCCATTGATGAGGGGAGGTACGACGACCTGGCGGAGGAGCTCGGCGATCTGCTGCTGCAGGCTGTCTTCCACGCGCAGATCGCAGCAGAGGAGGGCCGCTTCACCATCGCGGATGTCCTGCAGGGGATCAACGACAAGTTGGTCCGCAGGCATCCCCACGTGTTCGGCGACGCGGTCATCGAGACGGCCCGCGAACAGACCCGTCACTGGGAGAAGGTGAAGCGGGACGAAGGTAAGCAATCCGCGGTGGAGGGTGTGCCGCGGGAACTATCGGCCCTCCTACGCGCCCACAGGGTCCAGGCAAAGGCCTCCACCGTCGGGTTTGACTGGAAGCGTGCCGATGAGGTTTGGGAAAAGG